tttagttttgatgtttgaaaacttttatcgtttgccttgattttgaattttgaatttgaatgggATTGAATCATCGGGAGAATAACAACAGTGATCGTGGTGATGTGGccccattagcagggaattactgtagcctaattatccgggcgtcacaattctcctccactacaagaaatctcgtcccgagatttaagaggggtgtaagggggaaagtcctggttacgaaattctaacgattcttctcggtcttggttgctcttctcgaagaggtcgatccattacgttgaggtCTCCATTttcctgcttcaggtcatcatgatgaagctggcatccttccttcgggaattccatcgtacttacgaaggacaaggggtacTTCGGAATAATAGGCCTCTGAgcggttgactatctggttgataacgtcggggaaggtggcggaaagtaactctcgaatggaaatttaagacaatatcgagagcaaagtaaggggGTATagtggggaagtttcgagcgggcaggcaatcgttcgaagcctgaaacaaagtgtgaaaggggttcgaagcaatcggaataagtattatgtctgatgccagtatagatcagtaggacggtggtccgtgaattacatacgagaccACGCGCGaagaataaatttgggaacagggggtgcacaggagagtcaggtttcgatcctatggaactgtgggttatgggcccaccatgtgggttaaaagtaggaagggtagcaaggcatgtcagagggtagcctgtcagttatatgtcagcaacatcgtcggtaccaagggcgagggacgaagagaaccattttcctgctcgttgaaacgaggcggaccattaggcaaagttctcgtccatcggtggttaccgaaatgtcaccaacaatagtaacagggtcttactgacagagttgtgcaccaaggtgtttacaaaagcaggagaatattactgcttagatcatatagatcacgagaaaggttaaaccaaacaatggaaaggaaaatacgattatcagattaaacagaagaatggaaaggaaaatgtgtttaaacacatatttcaagggtatatccttcccaaggacaagcagagcatgatatccatgacatgatataatgtagaaaaatctttaggtacgggagagaattttcatgacattacccatacagcggtgtttggataattgcgcaggaaacatttagcattgtgcttcaaatgttcccgttgaaaatcggagtaccatagacatgcttcgagatagcattgacatggtcaacaggtgaagatcagactttggaaacaaaaaggatccatcaggaacaacttatagaataagtcttacaatttcctcatggaagaatagctaaccttgctaaaaagaaaaacttataacaataggtcctcccgccaggtgtgctgggtatcatcaccttattGGGTCATAgtagaccagtgttataactcttggaaaaatgttccaaccatcatatatgaccgagattcagatatgaACGGTGtttggatacctcagactcaggatgcctgagaagaaaggtgcaaaacaaattgacgagacgacattgtaagatcctcgggaaatgaactatggaagcgagttctgaacaagggtccatcattaaatcaaggggaggtgaggaggtgactgattaaCTCAGCGACAATCCGTTGAGatctccaaaagatggatttccccaACTATGTCAACAAGGAGATAACATAGCTAGATCGAATGTCTTAATgacgtatgctcgaggaaaacatacacagttaaacattggttgaaaggtgcatccgaaatatgggctaggtagcacgatcaatgttcgaatgatgattcattaagccatagacgtagactGAAACTATaggccaataacttcaaagcattagggttgctacaagtttagaatttacacatcacagaccatttgtcggtatttcgtttagaaacaacacggggatcagATAACAAAtagagatggcgagaagtattactatatcaagaattctcaagaggtggagaaattctcacaatatccttgacataaaagatggtaatactccaaggtagaacacaacataggctggttagcaaggagctccataatttgatcaagtttgtgatgaaaggaatgaaaggttgttgtcgatggtaactcaaattaccaaggaacgaggatggcacttatcatcaagaattccattgatatcctggaaggagtcaaaatgttgatgatgttcacggcaaattttgtcaagaggctccacgaagatgtaatcgatcggcgatgacatcaagtcaaaggaatgatgaagcgataggttaatggaaccaaggggaaggcacaaacttgaaatcaagcctgttgttcaaggcgaactaatatgacgaggaagatcgacgtaagcatAGCTCATCACCGAAAGTTGTGTTccgggaaggaccgggtagcacagttaaaagtttgcacgataatgatatagccgataaggctaggaatgacttgaaggattattacactcataagcaacaagaattacttagagttattgaatcggagtgcggaatcaattcgcttatcggtgttctcgagtgactaataactcagagcccgtggaaaattgggatcagtgagaatgtagcacttgatgaagaactcataagaagttatgcagttccataataatctcgagataccagggggtaatactcgacgacaaaccaaagtagaggttggactggggtattgcccttacaaaagacaagtgcttaaacttgtacgagaaatggtatttaaaggagaacatggtcggaaccacgattgcaaaaggatcaatacacagatactagacgatatcatatcaaggaaatagttactattacaagaagcttctaagataggatctacatcgtgtccatgggcatgaacacaaagttcaaggtcgactcccacttctccaatgcataacctttcattaaCTTCTCGCATTCGATAAAGGCATTAgagttgaaagttttacctggttaaataccagatgagtatggcccgtgaaatctttcgggctcacatagattaggtaaggcattggttcaacccatcgaggcatcttaggaacatataccacaatttttttttgagtaattaacacaagctcgaatgtagagcatggttcacaaagcagaggatacaatataccaaaggcatcatgtatccgaggaaaagctcacaagcttatttaatatgaaggacattgtcggataaaatccgagaAAAGGGTTTGGTGGTCCACTAGGGATcggatgtgagcatcagtactcaaccagaggaagaaagaatgccaggagatcaggttatagaaacaactgactaactcaaagctcacatgtaaaggaattatagtttccaatcaaaggatcagaagcaaatgctctgattaaggatggataacttgagtaagcttaggggtacaaacgacgacaatttgattggtcgagatccagctcatgttaaaaatgacgtctgagccggaaggatgaattctaggatctgattgaggattgcgagcattcgcaacaaattggatcaacggactcaaaatgataatggcaagagatgccaataatattacgagacttaagattaatcataatgcaagtaagcaagaatttcaagagcaaaaaggctcctgaagattttcgaagatcgaatgatattaggaacacttttgtgaaatacttgaatcaactggggatgagcggatactcggtaagtgcgagaattattcgtaggggtattcaggtgacaaagaactgtatagcagtaagctcaaaggattcttggaacaacggagagcggttcggggcatcttgtatcaacaagatcaacttggaataaaattaagaacgacgggtgtaagtatttatccatagatcagtggtagggaattgcaaaagcaacgtgCACAAAGTCTCGAGAACATTGGAGAATATTTGAGGGCACCTtgtaataacaagggcaactggggatgaaggtatgaacgataaAAGTATGTATTTATCCATAAAGATTTATCGGTGATAGGGATCGCaatggcgaagggcacaagggtctcgggaaagcatcagagagtgtcttcagaatcttctggcgcagcaggcgatcatctgtaataaggggctctccgggtgaaagtgataacgagatcctaatattagaattagcaaaattcatttaacccgaatagaagagagatcagagtcccagagtatagacaaggagtaaaagatcctaataccacccaatggcgacgtgggcccgtaagccacacagccatgttagtaaaagtttttcaatgactagacttgacttcggccaaggagttggaaaggaggattcctacaggcagttggctctgataccaacttgtgacgcccccgatttgaccgtacactaatcatgcacgcaaatgtgtacgatcaagatcagggactcatgggaagatatcacaacacaactctacaacataaataagtcatacaagcatcataatacaagccaggggcctcgagggctcgaatacaattgctcgatcatagacgagtcagcggaagcaacaatatctgagtacagacataagttaaacaaggttgccttaagaagactagcacaaaagtagcaacgatcgaaaaggcaaggcctcctgcctgggacttcctaactactcctcgaagccgaactccatgtagaatcatcctcgggatctctagctcctggaactccagcatctggttgcgacaatcaggtataggaaggggaaaagagggagaaaagcaaccgtgagtactcatccaaagtactcgcaagcaaggagctacactacatatgcatgggtatatgtgtaaaggggcatatcagtggactgaactgcagaatgccagaatacgagggggatagctaatcctgtcgaagactacgcttctggccatctccatcttgcagcatgtagaagagagtagattgaagtcctccaagtagcatcgcatagcataatcctacccgacgatcccctcctcgtcgccctgttagagagcgatcaccgggttgtatctggcacttggaagggtgtatttattcagtatccagttctagttgtcataaggtcaaggtacaactccgggtcgtccttttaccgagggacacggctattcgaatagataaacttccctgcaggggtgcaccacataacccaacacgctcgatcccatttggccggacacacttttctgggtcatgcccggcctcgtaagatcaacgcgtcgcagccccacctaagcacaacagagaggtcagcacgccggtctaaccctatgcgcgcaggggtctgggcccatcgccctatgcacacctgcatgttgcgtatgcggccggaagcagacctatcctagtggcgttccagtccaatccggtgcgcgccactcagtcgctgacttcacgaaggcttcggccgataccacgacgccgggatacccataactactctcgcgtagatggttagtgcgtatagaccaaatggccagactcagatcaaatacccagaactcgttaagcgtgttaagtatccgcgaacgccgaccagggccaggcccacctctctcccgggtggtctcaacctgccctgtcgctccgccataaagcaacagtcgggggccgtcaggaacccaggcccacctctaccgggatggagccacctgtcctttcagccccctcatcagtatcacttgcgggtactcctcgagccgacccgactttagtcaccacatgtgtcatgtatataatgtatatagtatatacccgtgatcacctcccgaagtgatcacggcccggtagtatagcatggcagacggacaagagtgtagggccactgatggaacactagcatgctatacaagcagtaggatagcaggtaagggtaacaactgtagcaacaatgacaggctatgcatcaggataggattaacggaaagcagtaacatgctacactattctaatgcaagcggtagagagtagagtaggcgatatctggtgatcaagggggggcttgcctggttgctcagacaagaaggaggggtcatcggtgacgtagtcgaccacaggggcatcagcatcgtcacggggtctaccgaagagaagaggggggagaaacagtaaatacatagcaagcaagtgcataacaggacaacaggcagagctagacgtgttctaacacggtatgaggtgataccggtgaaggggggaaacatccgggaaaatatccccggtgtttcgcgttttcgggcagatgaatcggaggggaaaagttgcgtgttcgttatgctagggatgcgtggcggacgagcgggctgcgtaaccggattcgtctcgttgttctgagcaactttcatgtacaaagttttttcatccgagctacggattattttatattaatttataaagatttaaatTATTTCTAGAATTAATCGAATTAATTCAATTAGAAAattaattatgacgtcagcatgaggtcagcatgatgccatcagtcaaccatctgttgactgggtcaacagacgcgtgggtcccgttcgtcatagtcTCAGGTTAACTAAACAGTAGTTAGTTTTTATTAATCaaataattagttttaattatttaattaaacagattaattaagttaattaactaaattttattattattatttttataactttatttttattttatttttttaattcctcttTTTTTTAAACAAGTTTCCGGGGGGGCCACTGTCAGTGGCCCTAGGGCCAAACGGGGNNNNNNNNNNNNNNNNNNNNNNNNNNNNNNNNNNNNNNNNNNNNNNNNNNNNNNNNNNNNNNNNNNNNNNNNNNNNNNNNNNNNNNNNNNNNNNNNNNNNNNNNNNNNNNNNNNNNNNNNNNNNNNNNNNNNNNNNNNNNNNNNNNNNNNNNNNNNNNNNNNNNNNNNNNNNNNNNNNNNNNNNNNNNNNNNNNNNNNNNNNNNNNNNNNNNNNNNNNNNNNNNNNNNNNNNNNNNNNNNNNNNNNNNNNNNNNNNNNNNNNNNNNNNNNNNNNNNNNNNNNNNNNNNNNNNNNNNNNNNNNNNNNNNNNNNNNNNNNNNNNNNNNNNNNNNNNNNNNNNNNNNNNNNNNNNNNNNNNNNNNNNNNNNNNNNNNNNNNNNNNNNNNNNNNNNNNNNNNNNNNNNNNNNNNNNNNNNNNNNNNNNNNNNNNNNNNNNNNNNNNNNNNNNNNNNNNNNNNNNNNNNNNNNNNNNNNNNNNNNNNNNNNNNNNNNNNNNNNNNNNNNNNNNNNNNNNNNNNNNNNNNNNNNNNNNNNNNNNNNNNNNNNNNNNNNNNNNNNNNNNNNNNNNNNNNNNNNNNNNNNNNNNNNNNNNNNNNNNNNNNNNNNNNNNNNNNNNNNNNNNNNNNNNNNNNNNNNNNNNNNNNNNNNNNNNNNNNNNNNNNNNNNNNNNNNNNNNNNNNNNNNNNNNNNNNNNNNNNNNNNNNNNNNNNNNNNNNNNNNNNNNNNNNNNNNNNNNNNNNNNNNNNNNNNNNNNNNNNNNNNNNNNNNNNNNNNNNNNNNNNNNNNNNNNNNNNNNNNNNNNNNNNNNNNNNNNNNNNNNNNNNNNNNNNNNNNNNNNNNNNNNNNNNNNNNNNNNNNNNNNNNNNNNNNNNNNNNNNNNNNNNNNNNNNNNNNNNNNNNNNNNNNNNNNNNNNNNNNNNNNNNNNNNNNNNNNNNNNNNNNNNNNNNNNNNNNNNNNNNNNNNNNNNNNNNNNNNNNNNNNNNNNNNNNNNNNNNNNNNNNNNNNNNNNNNNNNNNNNNNNNNNNNNNNNNNNNNNNNNNNNNNNNNNNNNNNNNNNNNNNNNNNNNNNNNNNNNNNNNNNNNNNNNNNNNNNNNNNNNNNNNNNNNNCGAGGGGAGTGGGGGGAAGCGAGTGGTGgaagtggggggttagggtttcggggtagtGGGGTTAGGTAGGtagggggtgggccggcccattcgggcggctgaggccagctgggccacttggcccagcgcgggggttgtcttttcctttttttttgattgtcttctgttttttttctgtttgtgttttcttttatttatttcctttttactGTTTTATCTCACTTTCTATTTACTATAGTTTTATAAAATGCTAAATTAGTTCCTAAAATAGTGTTACTATTTATTCTATTGTCACAATAACTTGGGCTcccaaataaattagtttaatattttatatattATAAAAAGCATTTAATTATTGGTTTTAGCTGCTGTTTtgctcattttagagtatttacacGTTTTATGAAAGTGTGGTTCCTCCTCcattattacttaggatttatttgttccaatttgaacattttagttttgatgtttgaaaacttttatcgtttgccttgattttgaattttgaatttgaacgggatTGAATCGTCGGGAGAATAACAACAGTGATCGTGGTGAtgtggcccattagcaaggaattactgtagcctaattgtCCGGGCGTCACAGGCGGGGTGGGGTTTTCCATTATGACGATCATTGGTCCGAGGACGGCCAGCGGGGTTTGACCAAAAAGCTGAGGGCGGGTCGGAAGCATCGCAATTCAGCCTTATTTTTCGTGAGAATGACTATGGCTGGTGGAAGGTTTTAGGGGGGGCATATTTGTGGAAGTAATAAACTTTACAAGATTATAAGAGATCTGCTAGATGATGCTTAATCCCTAAAAACTTCCCCTCAAATAACTTTTTAAGGAAATAATATGAGTTAAATAAAAATTCGAGGGAAGGGTTAGAGATGCTCTCACTGAGCTACCAACATCCGGATCCCCTGCCTATCGATCTGCCTCGCCGACGACTGAGCTCTCCGTCGGTCAGCCACGACGCGGCCGGCCTCGTGCCCTACCGCCGTCTCGGCTACCATGCCAGGTTCACCTCCGGCGCAGGCTCTCCCTCCAGCACCCAAACCCAGAGCCAAgcgccacctccttctcctcctcacgGCGCCGTCcctcctcgccctcgtcctcgCCGTGCTCTTCGCCACCTCAAGCAATCCGCTGCCACGCCTCGTCCGCCTGCTCCTCAGACCGAGGTCTTCCCTTCTCAGCCCGCCGGAGCCAGTCTCCGCGGCCGATACCTCGACGGACGCGGGACGCCCACCATGTGTTCTATGGATGGCCCCTTTCGCCTCCGGCGGCGGCTACTGCTCCGAGGCCTGGTCCTACGTCGCCTCGCTTGACGAGAATGTCGCTGCAGGCGTCGATGCGAACTTCACGCTCTCAATCGCCCACCACGGTGACCTCGAGTCGCCGGAGTTCTGGCAGGGCTTGCCCGAGCAGTCCAAGAACTTGGCGTACAGGCTCGCCACTGCGCAGTGTGAGCTCTCTCGTGCCGTCGTTGTGTGCCACAGCGAGCCTGGCGCGTGGTACCCGCCGATGTACGAGTCTCTGCCTTGCCCACCTACCGGGTACGACGAGCCGGCGTTCGTCATTGGCCGGACGATGTTCGAGACTGACCGTGTCTCGCCGGAGCATGTCAGGCGCTGTAACCAGATGGATGCTGTCTGGGTACCGACAGATTTCCACGTCTCCACATTCGTGAAGAGCGGGGTCGATCCCTCCAAGGTCGTCAAGGTAGTGCAGGCCGTCGATGTCACATTCTTTGATCCAGCCAAGCACGTCGCCTTTCCTCTTCCGATTGGTTTCTCTGTCATGGCGCCTGATGATTCTACACGGAATACTGATAGCTCCAAAGGCAAAGGTTTTGTGTTTCTTAGTGTGTTCAAATGGGAGCAGAGGAAGGGCTGGGATGTGCTTCTGACAGCCTTTCTGCAGGAGTTCTCTGGAGCTGATGATGTTGTGCTCTACCTACTGACCAACGCCTACCACTCTGACACAGATTTTGGAGGGAAAGTTCACAGATTTGTGAACAATTCCAGCATTGAGGAGCCAGTGCTAGGATGGGCAGAAGTCCGGGTGGTTGATGAGCATGTCCCACAGTCCGACCTTCCAAGGTTGTACAAGGCTGCAGATGCATTTGTGCTACCTTCCCGTGGCGAGGGGTGGGGCAGGCCGGTGGTCGAAGCCATGGCCATGGAACTGCCAGTGATTGTGACGAATTGGTCAGGCCCAACGGAGTACCTGACTCAAGAGAATGGATACCCACTGGACGTGGACAGGCTGACTGAGGTCACAGAAGGGCCATTCAAGGGTCATTTCTGTGCTGAGCCATCAGTTGATCATCTGAGAGCTTTGATGAGGCGCGTCTTTGGTGATCAGGAGGAGGCAAGGAGAAAAGGGAGGAAGGCAAGGGAAGACATGGTTGAGAGGTTTTCGCCAGAGGTTGTGGCAAGGATTGTTGCTGATCAGATACAACAGGTGGTTGTCAGTACTCAGTAGATGGATAGCCCAAATCTTATCACAAATTTCCGAGGAAAGTAGATATCATACACCACACATATGATGTAGGTATGGTAAGCTCGTTAGTTATTTGCCGCTTTGTAGGAGTTATTTGTAGTAGTTTCTGCAATGGTGGGGATAATTGGTGGCTGTTGTTCATGTGCCTTTA
This window of the Triticum aestivum cultivar Chinese Spring chromosome 5D, IWGSC CS RefSeq v2.1, whole genome shotgun sequence genome carries:
- the LOC123121096 gene encoding uncharacterized protein, whose translation is MPGSPPAQALPPAPKPRAKRHLLLLLTAPSLLALVLAVLFATSSNPLPRLVRLLLRPRSSLLSPPEPVSAADTSTDAGRPPCVLWMAPFASGGGYCSEAWSYVASLDENVAAGVDANFTLSIAHHGDLESPEFWQGLPEQSKNLAYRLATAQCELSRAVVVCHSEPGAWYPPMYESLPCPPTGYDEPAFVIGRTMFETDRVSPEHVRRCNQMDAVWVPTDFHVSTFVKSGVDPSKVVKVVQAVDVTFFDPAKHVAFPLPIGFSVMAPDDSTRNTDSSKGKGFVFLSVFKWEQRKGWDVLLTAFLQEFSGADDVVLYLLTNAYHSDTDFGGKVHRFVNNSSIEEPVLGWAEVRVVDEHVPQSDLPRLYKAADAFVLPSRGEGWGRPVVEAMAMELPVIVTNWSGPTEYLTQENGYPLDVDRLTEVTEGPFKGHFCAEPSVDHLRALMRRVFGDQEEARRKGRKAREDMVERFSPEVVARIVADQIQQVVVSTQ